One window from the genome of Natrialba magadii ATCC 43099 encodes:
- a CDS encoding DUF7836 family putative zinc-binding protein translates to MDETTVQLLCPECAKDWQTSPGSLPSSTEMFHCPNCHASRRTAEFMRTDRDLQNLKQLG, encoded by the coding sequence ATGGACGAGACGACCGTGCAACTATTGTGTCCTGAGTGTGCAAAAGATTGGCAGACTTCACCTGGCTCACTTCCTTCCTCGACGGAAATGTTCCACTGTCCAAACTGTCACGCCTCCCGACGCACGGCCGAGTTTATGCGAACCGATCGTGACCTTCAGAATCTCAAACAGCTAGGGTGA
- a CDS encoding M48 family metalloprotease: protein MSPVTIANAVLALLLVFAPAFWLASRRALHSSTPTRWIHRLLVALWGVAVLTYATLFTLGHGLVVRTTLAAATPISDSSLAAEFVVQLTAALTTAAVTLAVYATLVPAIRDVQEIDLPMRTALRSLGRYALALSVLFAAVLALLIRALAEGGPTVYWLLLLGAMVALALANPVLAHVFRDTREPTPAERERLRERCDRSGLSASSIVILDDMPETAEIHVYGVPSRRQLFVTERVLEAFDDETLDAIFAVHAGKRRAHYRGYAVYSLLGYLALGVGVLLFGSGTLVTLFILLVVVLALPTLWAARRAFYRADDYAAAVVGRDELVRALEYAAEEQNLELVDGGRWVVFKSRPPLGRRLARLRKKSTRSEEIASSPS, encoded by the coding sequence ATGTCACCCGTAACTATCGCCAACGCCGTGCTTGCCCTCCTGCTGGTGTTCGCGCCGGCGTTCTGGCTCGCATCTCGCCGTGCGTTGCACTCGTCGACCCCGACGCGCTGGATCCATCGACTGCTCGTCGCACTGTGGGGCGTCGCCGTGCTCACGTACGCGACCCTGTTTACGCTTGGCCACGGGCTGGTCGTACGAACGACACTCGCAGCGGCGACGCCGATCTCCGACAGCTCACTCGCCGCCGAGTTCGTCGTCCAGCTTACGGCCGCGCTCACTACTGCGGCCGTGACCCTCGCTGTCTACGCGACGCTCGTGCCGGCGATCCGAGACGTCCAGGAGATCGACCTCCCGATGAGAACCGCGCTTCGAAGCCTCGGTCGGTACGCCCTCGCGCTCAGTGTCCTGTTCGCGGCGGTGCTCGCCCTTCTCATCCGGGCACTCGCTGAGGGCGGCCCCACGGTGTACTGGCTGCTCCTGCTCGGGGCGATGGTCGCGCTCGCACTCGCCAACCCGGTACTGGCCCACGTCTTTCGAGACACCCGCGAGCCAACACCGGCCGAGCGCGAACGCCTCCGCGAACGGTGTGACCGCAGCGGCCTCTCGGCCTCGTCCATCGTGATCCTCGACGACATGCCCGAGACGGCAGAAATCCACGTCTACGGCGTTCCCAGCCGTCGACAGCTATTCGTCACCGAACGCGTGCTGGAGGCGTTCGACGACGAGACACTCGATGCGATCTTCGCGGTTCACGCCGGCAAGCGACGGGCTCACTACCGCGGCTACGCAGTGTATTCCCTACTCGGCTATCTCGCACTTGGCGTCGGTGTGTTACTCTTCGGCTCCGGGACGCTCGTCACTCTCTTTATCCTCCTCGTCGTGGTGCTTGCCCTGCCCACGCTCTGGGCCGCCCGGCGGGCGTTCTACCGCGCTGACGACTACGCAGCGGCTGTGGTCGGGCGGGACGAACTCGTCCGCGCACTCGAGTACGCCGCCGAAGAACAGAACCTCGAACTCGTCGATGGTGGCCGCTGGGTCGTGTTCAAGAGTCGGCCGCCGCTCGGGCGTCGGCTTGCTCGGTTGCGGAAGAAGAGTACGAGAAGTGAGGAGATCGCGTCTAGTCCGAGCTAA
- a CDS encoding transcription initiation factor IIB: MTDTNLRTYSSERTEERTETEQEETARSEEREQCPECGGRLISDDEHAETVCQDCGLVVEEDEIDRGPEWRAFDAAEKDQKSRVGAPTTNMMHDQGLSTNIGWQDKDAYGKSLSSRQRQKMQRLRTWNERFRTRDSKERNLKQALGEIDRMASALGLPENVRETASVIYRRALEEDLLPGRSIEGVATSSLYAAARQAGTPRSLDEISAVSRVDKMELTRTYRYIIRELGLEVKPADPEHYVPRFVSDLDLSDETERMARELLESARQEGVHSGKSPVGLAAAGVYAAALLTNEKVTQNEVSEVASISEVTIRNRYKELLEASDTAAPA; this comes from the coding sequence ATGACTGATACAAACCTTCGAACCTACTCGAGCGAGCGTACCGAGGAGCGAACGGAAACCGAACAGGAGGAGACAGCCCGCTCCGAGGAGCGCGAGCAGTGCCCGGAGTGTGGTGGTCGGCTCATCTCGGACGACGAACACGCAGAGACGGTCTGTCAGGACTGTGGTCTGGTCGTCGAAGAGGACGAGATCGACCGCGGCCCCGAGTGGCGCGCCTTCGACGCCGCCGAGAAAGACCAGAAGTCCCGCGTCGGCGCACCAACGACAAACATGATGCACGACCAGGGCCTGTCGACAAACATCGGCTGGCAGGACAAGGACGCCTACGGCAAGTCCCTTTCCAGCCGCCAGCGCCAGAAGATGCAGCGTCTTCGCACCTGGAACGAGCGCTTCCGCACCCGCGACTCGAAGGAGCGCAACCTGAAGCAGGCACTCGGTGAAATCGACCGGATGGCCTCCGCGCTCGGACTGCCGGAGAACGTCCGCGAAACCGCGTCGGTCATCTACCGCCGCGCACTCGAGGAGGACCTGCTTCCAGGGCGGTCCATCGAGGGCGTCGCGACGTCGTCGCTGTACGCTGCGGCCCGGCAGGCCGGCACGCCGCGCAGCCTCGACGAAATCTCGGCCGTCAGCCGTGTCGACAAGATGGAGCTCACCCGCACGTACCGCTACATCATCCGCGAACTCGGACTCGAGGTCAAGCCCGCTGATCCGGAACACTACGTCCCCCGGTTCGTCAGCGACCTCGACCTCTCGGACGAGACCGAGCGGATGGCCCGCGAACTACTCGAGTCGGCTCGCCAGGAAGGCGTCCACAGCGGCAAGTCGCCGGTCGGCCTCGCCGCAGCAGGCGTCTACGCGGCCGCACTGCTGACCAACGAGAAGGTGACCCAGAACGAGGTCAGCGAGGTTGCAAGCATCTCCGAGGTCACGATCCGAAACCGCTACAAGGAGCTGCTCGAAGCCTCGGACACCGCTGCACCGGCCTAA
- a CDS encoding hydroxyacid-oxoacid transhydrogenase: MHTAESVWEFAITDRIKFGTGALDELGSELEARAINSLVVVTDTELRDAGIVDDALESVPDTITVTVFDGVEPDPDVEIYRAAIATVASHDPDAVVGIGGGSSLDVAKAAGALAGSDQDVLEYVAPPIGEGEPVPASETTVIAVPTTAGTGSESSPAVVVSLPDRELKVGISSRHLYPELAVVDPLVTVSLPPAITAASGMDALTHAIEAYTTRRYDAKADPDSAGQRPDYGGRTPVTDLYAEKAIDLIGQNLRRAVDNGVDVEARRALSLGSLLAGIAFTNAGLGATHAMAYPVAGENHTPHGVTVAVLLPHVMRYNASSAFERYAHIAELLGENTDGMSDRDAADRAGAAVEALSSDIGLPDGLSELGVAEDDIPHLAEKTTDIERLLVGNPRRVDQAALEEIFEAAL; this comes from the coding sequence ATGCACACAGCCGAGTCAGTCTGGGAATTTGCGATTACAGATCGAATCAAATTCGGCACGGGAGCGCTCGACGAACTGGGTTCCGAACTGGAAGCGAGAGCGATCAACAGCCTCGTCGTCGTCACGGATACGGAACTCCGAGACGCCGGCATCGTCGACGACGCACTCGAGTCGGTGCCCGACACAATCACGGTCACCGTCTTCGACGGCGTCGAACCCGACCCCGACGTCGAGATCTACAGAGCTGCGATAGCCACGGTTGCCAGCCACGACCCCGACGCCGTGGTCGGAATCGGTGGCGGAAGCTCACTCGACGTCGCAAAAGCGGCCGGTGCACTCGCCGGTTCCGATCAGGACGTACTCGAGTACGTCGCCCCACCAATCGGTGAGGGAGAACCGGTCCCTGCGTCCGAGACGACCGTCATTGCCGTTCCGACGACCGCAGGGACTGGTTCCGAGAGTTCGCCAGCGGTCGTCGTCTCGCTCCCGGACCGGGAACTGAAGGTGGGCATCTCGAGCCGGCATCTCTACCCGGAGCTGGCAGTTGTCGATCCGCTAGTGACCGTCTCGCTCCCGCCGGCGATCACCGCAGCCTCGGGAATGGATGCACTCACTCACGCGATCGAAGCGTACACGACCCGGCGCTACGACGCAAAGGCTGACCCCGACAGCGCCGGGCAGCGGCCCGATTACGGCGGCCGGACGCCAGTGACCGATCTCTACGCCGAGAAAGCGATCGATCTGATCGGACAGAACTTGCGTCGGGCAGTCGACAACGGTGTCGACGTGGAGGCCCGGCGGGCGCTATCGCTCGGCAGTCTCCTCGCCGGCATCGCGTTCACCAACGCGGGTCTCGGGGCGACTCACGCGATGGCCTACCCTGTCGCCGGTGAGAATCACACACCACACGGCGTCACCGTCGCCGTCTTGCTCCCGCACGTGATGCGCTACAACGCCTCGAGTGCGTTCGAACGCTACGCACATATCGCCGAACTGCTCGGCGAGAACACCGACGGGATGAGTGACCGGGACGCTGCCGACCGGGCCGGGGCTGCCGTCGAAGCGCTCAGTTCCGATATCGGCCTTCCCGACGGACTCTCAGAACTCGGGGTGGCAGAAGACGACATCCCGCACCTGGCCGAGAAGACGACCGATATCGAACGATTACTCGTCGGAAACCCGCGCCGTGTCGATCAGGCTGCTCTCGAGGAAATTTTCGAAGCTGCGCTTTGA
- a CDS encoding HD domain-containing protein, translated as MATQIKDPVHGYIELDQPLVDRIVDTRAFQRLRYVRQLSATHLVYPGANHTRFEHSLGVYHLGRTVFEKLRGQSYFTRNTDTDSLDEIQRTLECACLLHDVGHPPFSHLAEQFLDREELYDRLEDAGLVGAFAEAGLDEGAIRTASSHELLGCLIIIEEFGEALQALGVDPYEVCGYVLGYSLVFERGGPWQYGLGAQLLHSPIDVDRLDYITRDNRMTGADVLSFDTSRMVDAYTAHPEEGLALSEKALSTIGNYLEGRIALYMWVTQHHKSVYANVLLREMLAELDSITAVRPVTIDQVIDEEIDDNTLMERLRKTAREQPESTLAALYDRFRARRFHKTCWKHRIAYADRVDADREAFGQWLVGNATRLEALLASELDVPTHEVWIERSYVPEYEPGELRDIPIAYGGTTRSVGDWGLYGERAFDTPIPFVFVPDGEKKRATKTLVETFHAEYGGR; from the coding sequence ATGGCCACACAGATCAAAGACCCAGTCCACGGCTACATCGAACTCGACCAGCCGCTGGTCGACCGCATCGTCGACACCCGCGCGTTCCAGCGCCTGCGCTACGTCCGCCAGCTCTCGGCAACTCACCTCGTCTACCCCGGCGCGAATCACACCCGCTTCGAGCACAGCCTCGGCGTCTACCACCTCGGGCGCACCGTCTTCGAAAAGCTCCGCGGCCAGTCGTACTTCACCCGCAACACCGACACCGACAGTCTGGACGAAATCCAGCGGACACTCGAGTGCGCCTGCCTGCTCCACGACGTCGGCCACCCGCCGTTTTCGCATCTGGCGGAGCAGTTCCTCGACCGGGAGGAGCTGTACGACCGACTCGAGGATGCGGGACTCGTCGGTGCGTTTGCGGAAGCGGGGCTCGACGAGGGAGCGATTCGAACGGCGAGTTCGCACGAACTGCTCGGCTGTCTCATCATCATCGAGGAGTTCGGCGAGGCGCTACAGGCACTCGGCGTGGATCCGTACGAGGTCTGTGGCTACGTGCTCGGCTACAGTCTCGTCTTCGAACGTGGCGGCCCCTGGCAGTACGGTCTCGGGGCGCAACTGTTGCACTCGCCGATCGACGTCGACCGGCTCGACTACATCACGCGGGACAATCGGATGACCGGCGCAGACGTGCTGAGCTTCGATACGAGTCGGATGGTCGACGCCTACACCGCCCACCCGGAGGAAGGGCTCGCGCTCTCGGAAAAGGCCCTGAGCACCATCGGGAACTATCTCGAGGGACGGATCGCGCTGTACATGTGGGTCACTCAGCACCACAAGTCGGTGTACGCGAACGTGTTGCTTCGGGAGATGTTGGCCGAACTGGATTCGATCACGGCGGTACGCCCGGTGACGATCGACCAGGTGATCGACGAGGAAATCGACGACAACACGCTGATGGAGCGCCTCCGAAAGACGGCTCGCGAACAGCCGGAGTCGACGCTTGCGGCGCTGTACGATCGCTTCCGGGCGCGGCGATTTCACAAAACCTGCTGGAAGCACCGGATCGCCTACGCCGACCGCGTGGATGCAGACCGGGAGGCGTTCGGCCAGTGGCTCGTCGGGAACGCGACGCGACTCGAGGCGTTGCTCGCGTCGGAACTGGACGTGCCGACCCACGAGGTCTGGATCGAGCGTTCGTACGTTCCGGAGTACGAGCCGGGAGAGTTGCGGGATATTCCGATCGCCTACGGCGGGACGACCCGTTCGGTGGGCGACTGGGGACTGTACGGGGAGCGGGCGTTCGACACGCCGATTCCGTTCGTGTTCGTCCCCGACGGTGAGAAGAAGCGAGCGACGAAGACGCTCGTTGAGACGTTTCACGCGGAGTACGGCGGCCGCTGA
- a CDS encoding UPF0058 family protein has protein sequence MKKQELIHLHGLLAEVSNQCAEWDNCEIDLDEYESLGIRPTSIHKSKTDHKAAVFALAGGITMNMREGEQEAVAATAD, from the coding sequence ATGAAGAAACAGGAGCTCATTCACCTTCACGGCCTTCTTGCGGAGGTATCGAACCAGTGCGCAGAGTGGGATAACTGCGAAATTGACCTCGACGAATACGAATCGCTTGGTATTCGACCGACATCAATTCACAAATCGAAAACCGATCACAAGGCTGCTGTTTTTGCACTCGCCGGCGGAATCACGATGAACATGCGCGAGGGCGAACAGGAAGCCGTCGCCGCTACCGCAGACTAA
- a CDS encoding thiamine pyrophosphate-binding protein: protein MTDTTKYTGSDLFVDALEQYGVDYLFGNPGTTELPLMDAVSQSELEYILGLHEDVAVGMAGGYAQTRRYHSHHDESILPVGVVNLHIAPGLAHGLGNLYAASITGAPLVVTAGNHSTDFRHEEPILSGDLTEMADQFCKWSDEVLDVEALPTMLRRAFRVAMTPPTGPVFLGLPLDVMLAETDAEPERLGPIPNGGSGDPAQLEHAAELLAEADDPVLVVGDHIARSGADAVAAAVDLAETTGARVHGEILACEVDFPTDHEQWVSYIPPNDSLASMLMDTDTIAFVGCSTNTTLTRYEETLVDPETTCIHVGDDAWQLGKNQTADAAVIGDPGLALQELDERVSSKVSEETVSERLESVAAVKEMVDAKMAQMGDGDAEDDPRASKAELVDELERAAGDAYIVDEGVTSKYAMLTRWELAPEQYISNKGGGLGYGLPAAVGAAVAEGQRDEPREVVGFIGDGSYLYYPHSIYSAARHDLDLTVVVSDNRNYRILKDNTLGLLGGEEEEYDFVGMDFEPPVDIVRNAKSHGARAELVETPDEIEDAVSAAMEREGTDVLDVLVHD, encoded by the coding sequence ATGACAGACACAACCAAGTACACCGGTTCCGACCTCTTCGTCGACGCCCTCGAACAGTACGGCGTCGACTACCTCTTTGGGAACCCCGGCACGACCGAACTGCCGCTCATGGACGCCGTCAGTCAGAGCGAACTCGAGTACATCCTCGGATTGCACGAGGACGTCGCTGTGGGGATGGCCGGCGGCTACGCCCAGACGCGGCGATACCATTCTCATCATGACGAGTCGATTCTGCCGGTCGGTGTAGTGAATCTGCACATCGCACCCGGGCTGGCCCACGGGCTGGGGAATCTCTATGCCGCGAGCATCACCGGCGCGCCGCTGGTCGTGACGGCGGGCAACCACAGCACGGACTTCCGACACGAGGAGCCGATTCTCTCGGGCGACCTGACCGAAATGGCCGACCAGTTCTGCAAGTGGTCCGACGAGGTGCTCGACGTCGAGGCACTGCCGACGATGCTTCGGCGGGCGTTCCGCGTTGCGATGACGCCGCCGACCGGCCCCGTCTTCCTCGGGCTACCGCTCGACGTGATGCTCGCCGAGACGGACGCCGAGCCCGAACGGCTGGGGCCGATCCCGAACGGTGGGAGCGGCGATCCGGCGCAACTCGAGCACGCCGCCGAGTTGCTGGCCGAGGCGGACGACCCGGTGCTGGTCGTCGGCGATCACATCGCGCGCTCGGGAGCGGACGCGGTCGCGGCGGCGGTCGACCTCGCGGAGACGACGGGGGCGCGCGTCCACGGGGAGATTCTGGCCTGCGAGGTCGACTTCCCGACAGATCACGAGCAGTGGGTGTCCTACATCCCGCCGAACGACAGCCTGGCGTCGATGCTGATGGACACGGATACGATCGCGTTCGTGGGCTGTTCGACGAACACGACGCTGACGCGCTACGAGGAGACGCTGGTCGATCCGGAGACGACATGTATCCACGTCGGCGACGATGCCTGGCAACTCGGGAAGAACCAGACAGCGGACGCGGCGGTTATCGGCGACCCCGGGCTGGCACTACAGGAACTCGACGAGCGCGTCTCGTCGAAGGTCTCCGAGGAGACAGTTTCGGAGCGACTCGAGTCGGTCGCCGCAGTCAAGGAGATGGTCGACGCCAAGATGGCCCAGATGGGCGACGGCGACGCGGAAGACGACCCGCGGGCGTCGAAGGCCGAACTGGTCGACGAGCTAGAGCGGGCGGCCGGTGACGCCTACATCGTCGACGAGGGAGTGACCTCGAAGTACGCCATGCTGACTCGCTGGGAGCTCGCGCCGGAGCAGTACATCTCGAACAAGGGCGGCGGGCTGGGCTACGGATTGCCTGCGGCCGTCGGGGCTGCTGTGGCGGAGGGCCAGCGCGATGAGCCACGGGAGGTCGTGGGCTTCATCGGCGATGGCTCGTACCTCTACTATCCGCACTCGATTTACAGCGCGGCGAGACACGACCTCGATCTGACGGTGGTGGTCTCGGACAACCGAAACTATCGGATTCTCAAGGACAACACGCTGGGACTGCTCGGCGGCGAAGAGGAGGAGTACGACTTCGTCGGGATGGACTTCGAGCCGCCGGTAGATATCGTCCGGAACGCCAAGAGCCACGGGGCGCGGGCGGAACTCGTGGAGACGCCCGACGAAATCGAGGACGCGGTGTCGGCGGCGATGGAGCGCGAGGGGACGGACGTGCTAGACGTGCTGGTGCACGACTGA
- a CDS encoding MBL fold metallo-hydrolase has product MTVRFSALTVDWLGLATVRLEGQTGTVIYTDPGPEHYGVLDTYEPRDGDLVLVSHGDHYDPDSIRRVAHEDAIVIVHESVDAEVLEWTDEQPEALPYEVERVGANESFILGPLDLSTTPAYNEPDGPHTDEQGRPYHPEGEGCGFLVTVDGVTAFWPGDTDALAAHEDLVVDLFLPPIGGGTTMDRHEAATLAERLTPDLVLPVHYDTFDAIAADEEAFVVDVATRGVPVVTDPQ; this is encoded by the coding sequence ATGACCGTTCGATTCAGTGCGCTCACCGTCGATTGGCTCGGTCTCGCAACCGTCCGCCTCGAGGGGCAAACGGGGACCGTGATCTACACCGATCCGGGGCCCGAACACTACGGAGTACTCGACACTTACGAGCCACGAGACGGTGATCTCGTGCTCGTCTCCCACGGCGACCACTACGACCCCGACTCGATTCGCCGCGTCGCCCACGAGGATGCGATCGTTATCGTCCACGAATCCGTCGACGCCGAGGTACTCGAGTGGACCGACGAACAGCCGGAAGCGCTGCCGTATGAGGTCGAACGTGTGGGGGCGAACGAGTCGTTTATTCTGGGGCCGCTTGATCTCTCGACGACGCCGGCGTACAACGAACCGGACGGGCCACACACCGACGAGCAGGGCCGACCCTATCACCCCGAGGGAGAGGGCTGTGGCTTTCTCGTCACCGTCGACGGCGTGACGGCCTTCTGGCCGGGCGATACTGACGCGCTGGCAGCGCACGAGGATCTCGTCGTTGACCTCTTCTTGCCACCAATCGGCGGCGGAACGACGATGGATCGCCACGAGGCCGCGACGCTGGCAGAGCGACTTACCCCGGATCTGGTTCTGCCGGTCCATTACGACACGTTCGACGCGATCGCGGCCGACGAAGAGGCGTTTGTCGTCGATGTCGCAACCCGTGGCGTCCCAGTCGTCACCGACCCTCAATAG
- a CDS encoding UbiA family prenyltransferase, which yields MALARRGAGAEATTRAYLSQVHPVFMLPPLAASLFGALLATTVDPVLAAIHVVAMFAAVYTAHIKDGYVDFYVRDEDDDHPLTERGCRFGLALSTTVFALCCLLLALLVNWIAVALTVPTWLIAYQHAPQLDMNPVTATTGYPLGIALSLLGGFYVQATTIAAVPLGFALVFLLLLSGIKVIDDAQDYDYDRSIEKRTVAVTLGPQRAYTVAYGLMATALLVVVGFVVTQHFPPTAVVAGLAFAVVAMIAARAPPDLATMLLIRGSYVFLAVLVAAVWFEPLTGFL from the coding sequence ATGGCCCTCGCGAGACGCGGTGCCGGTGCCGAGGCGACGACGCGAGCGTATCTGTCGCAGGTGCACCCAGTGTTCATGTTGCCGCCGCTGGCTGCGTCGCTGTTCGGTGCGCTGCTCGCGACGACCGTCGACCCGGTGCTCGCAGCGATCCACGTCGTTGCGATGTTCGCCGCGGTCTACACAGCCCACATCAAGGATGGCTACGTCGACTTCTACGTTCGCGACGAGGACGACGACCACCCGCTCACCGAGCGGGGCTGTCGGTTCGGTCTCGCCCTCTCGACGACGGTTTTCGCTCTCTGCTGTCTCCTGCTGGCGTTGCTGGTCAACTGGATCGCCGTCGCTCTGACGGTGCCGACGTGGCTCATCGCCTACCAACACGCGCCCCAGTTGGATATGAACCCGGTGACGGCGACGACGGGCTACCCGCTCGGTATCGCGCTGTCACTGCTCGGGGGCTTCTACGTTCAGGCGACGACAATCGCGGCCGTCCCCCTCGGCTTCGCGCTCGTCTTCCTCCTGCTGCTCTCAGGAATCAAGGTAATCGACGACGCACAGGACTACGACTACGATCGGTCGATCGAGAAGCGGACTGTCGCAGTAACCCTCGGCCCACAGCGGGCGTACACGGTCGCCTACGGGTTGATGGCGACAGCACTGCTCGTCGTCGTCGGATTCGTCGTCACACAACACTTTCCACCGACAGCAGTGGTTGCAGGACTCGCGTTCGCCGTGGTCGCCATGATCGCTGCACGAGCACCGCCAGATCTCGCAACGATGCTCCTCATTCGCGGCTCGTACGTCTTTCTGGCGGTGCTCGTGGCCGCCGTCTGGTTCGAACCGCTCACCGGCTTTCTTTGA
- a CDS encoding DUF555 domain-containing protein codes for MNCRVVVEAAVPVFDVETEDEAIRIAISKTGEMLNPDLNYVEINMGERTSPSGEELPPAFIAADEALVALELEMTVFNVEREEHASRIARKEIGQRLENIPLEVEQVEVIEDEDEGEEEADDEATDDAADADADDTTVDNDDADGRDTEPSETDTESESSSNGDETDGGENTRVDDDTDEQTDEEILPEFEDLVE; via the coding sequence ATGAACTGCAGGGTTGTCGTCGAAGCTGCAGTGCCGGTATTCGACGTCGAGACAGAAGATGAGGCGATTCGCATCGCCATCTCGAAGACGGGCGAGATGCTGAACCCTGACCTAAATTACGTCGAGATCAACATGGGCGAACGGACGTCCCCGTCCGGTGAAGAGTTACCACCTGCGTTCATCGCAGCCGACGAGGCGCTCGTCGCACTCGAACTCGAGATGACCGTATTCAACGTCGAGCGCGAGGAACACGCCTCCCGGATCGCCCGAAAGGAGATCGGACAGCGACTCGAGAACATTCCACTTGAGGTCGAGCAGGTGGAGGTTATCGAGGATGAGGATGAGGGCGAGGAAGAAGCTGACGATGAAGCGACAGACGATGCGGCGGATGCTGACGCTGACGACACCACGGTCGACAATGACGACGCGGACGGACGTGACACGGAGCCGTCAGAAACGGACACAGAATCGGAGTCGTCCAGCAACGGAGACGAAACTGACGGGGGCGAAAACACGCGAGTCGACGACGACACAGACGAGCAAACCGACGAAGAAATTCTCCCTGAGTTTGAGGATCTAGTCGAGTAA
- a CDS encoding Nramp family divalent metal transporter, protein MDVESDDLTYPSRNWRDFFTDHFGPSMLWALISIGGSHIVLAPTLGGTFGLFAIWMFAIIYLAKYGGWELGIRYNYGVGGNPVEAYDQLPGPKNWMQWFTVGVFTIMYTGITAAVGMSTASFVQAMTPLSFQQAFVLFVGFAGVLVLLTRYSLLEKILIGFTVALGFLVVLGVLVGPPSGEVVAATTFTAPDITGPLFIGLFAAAAGFAPTGFSTSVLIGSWSMAKGEGAGELRERDLDPNDERYHDYIRAWIQTGRRDFNIGYAFSFALIVAMVILASNVLYPNPPEDADLAVTIGNILSQSFGEWSYYAMILGAFAALYSTVITLLDGAARATGDVLPMALERDDLDSERIRKLVVVGIVAVSCGIVLTLGAVPVTFLIWISAILAVTEILFYPANWYVVKENLPEEFQPSRTWVIYYVVSLIAVTIFGLMGAAYEFGYI, encoded by the coding sequence ATGGATGTCGAGAGCGACGATCTCACCTATCCCTCGCGCAACTGGCGGGACTTCTTTACTGATCACTTCGGTCCGTCGATGCTCTGGGCGCTGATCAGCATTGGTGGCAGCCACATCGTCCTCGCACCGACGCTCGGCGGGACGTTCGGCCTCTTCGCTATCTGGATGTTCGCGATCATCTACCTCGCGAAGTATGGTGGCTGGGAGCTTGGTATCCGGTACAACTACGGCGTCGGGGGCAACCCGGTCGAAGCCTACGATCAGCTTCCGGGTCCGAAAAACTGGATGCAGTGGTTCACGGTGGGCGTCTTCACCATCATGTACACCGGAATCACCGCCGCAGTCGGGATGAGCACTGCCTCGTTCGTCCAGGCGATGACGCCGCTGTCGTTCCAGCAGGCGTTCGTCCTCTTCGTCGGTTTCGCCGGCGTACTCGTCTTGTTGACGCGCTACAGCTTACTCGAGAAGATCCTCATCGGCTTTACGGTCGCGCTGGGATTCCTCGTCGTCCTCGGCGTGCTCGTCGGTCCGCCGTCGGGTGAGGTCGTCGCCGCCACGACGTTCACCGCACCGGACATCACCGGACCGCTGTTCATCGGCCTGTTCGCCGCGGCGGCCGGCTTCGCACCGACTGGCTTCAGTACCAGCGTCCTCATCGGCAGCTGGAGCATGGCCAAGGGCGAGGGGGCTGGCGAACTCCGTGAGCGCGACCTCGACCCGAACGACGAGCGCTATCACGACTACATCCGTGCGTGGATCCAGACCGGTCGCCGTGACTTCAACATCGGCTACGCGTTCAGCTTCGCGCTGATCGTCGCGATGGTGATTCTCGCCTCGAACGTCCTCTATCCGAACCCGCCCGAGGACGCTGATCTCGCCGTCACGATCGGCAACATCCTGAGCCAGTCCTTCGGCGAGTGGTCCTACTACGCGATGATTCTCGGTGCGTTCGCCGCGCTCTACTCGACCGTCATCACGCTCCTCGACGGCGCAGCCCGTGCAACGGGCGACGTGCTCCCGATGGCACTCGAGCGCGACGACCTCGACAGCGAGCGGATTCGGAAACTCGTCGTGGTCGGTATCGTGGCCGTCAGCTGCGGGATCGTACTCACGCTCGGTGCCGTTCCGGTCACGTTCCTCATCTGGATCTCGGCGATCCTCGCAGTCACCGAGATCCTGTTCTACCCGGCGAACTGGTACGTCGTCAAAGAAAATCTGCCCGAGGAGTTCCAGCCCTCGCGGACGTGGGTCATCTACTACGTGGTCAGCCTCATCGCTGTCACCATCTTCGGCCTCATGGGTGCTGCCTACGAGTTCGGCTACATATAG